The following proteins are co-located in the Microbulbifer sp. VAAF005 genome:
- a CDS encoding Ig-like domain-containing protein gives MKVQFLKATLCLAIVSSLYGCNGGSGGGKSPEETGDITAPSLTLIPAGGSTIEEGGRVLLTFDEPVELGDISLSGSMQELGELYQVSEDSLELRPNDVWGEGEELSLVINAQDGAGNQMTEITVKYQVENIAPTVNSIFPQNIRLEKNDSFKLQFSETMDTDSLQLSGILLEDDYKVVWSATAVENDTLTVTPKEYWIAGQKRTINVDVMDLAGNSIPTVNSSFTVPMYFENFTPASVVIGQDNFSDIDTGLSAKNLGGFPVGTSAVSSDGKLFITDRENHRVLVFNEIPSSNGTSADFAIGVDSLDSSDSSDDRKTLQTPIQASINDGKLVVSQAEGERRISLYNQVPMDGTAAPEVVLGPWGKGDEGCDSFSTLASAIIVDGKIIAVDEVNSRVLVWNSIPTEDNTIASLAIGQPTLESCAANTDLDGNSGGPTAQNLAYPSAVWSDGDKLAILDSENNRILLWNEFPTENYAAADVVLGQENFRVAEWPDNATEKDLLYPWLGIWSNGIQLFVTDTENNRVLIWDQWPEENYAAADSVLGQSDFVKSAYNDSNQDGVYDTGELPSASTLGLPTGVFGYKDNLFVTDSMNNRILVFKSQ, from the coding sequence ATGAAAGTTCAGTTTTTAAAAGCAACTCTTTGCCTTGCTATTGTCTCATCGCTATACGGTTGTAACGGAGGATCAGGTGGAGGAAAATCTCCTGAAGAGACTGGTGATATTACTGCACCCAGTTTGACCCTTATTCCTGCAGGTGGTAGTACTATCGAAGAAGGTGGTAGGGTATTACTGACTTTTGATGAACCAGTAGAGCTAGGTGATATCTCACTGTCTGGTTCTATGCAGGAACTCGGGGAGCTATACCAAGTTAGTGAAGATTCATTAGAGCTGAGACCGAACGATGTTTGGGGGGAAGGGGAAGAGCTATCCCTAGTAATCAATGCTCAGGACGGCGCTGGTAATCAAATGACGGAGATTACCGTCAAGTATCAAGTTGAGAACATTGCCCCTACTGTAAATAGTATATTTCCGCAGAATATTCGCCTGGAAAAGAATGATTCTTTCAAACTGCAATTTTCTGAGACTATGGATACAGATAGTCTTCAATTAAGCGGAATATTACTTGAAGATGACTATAAGGTTGTTTGGTCTGCTACCGCCGTTGAAAATGATACGCTAACCGTTACTCCAAAAGAATACTGGATCGCCGGACAGAAACGCACAATCAACGTTGATGTAATGGATTTAGCAGGAAATTCCATTCCTACAGTAAACAGCAGTTTTACTGTGCCGATGTATTTCGAGAACTTTACTCCGGCGTCAGTGGTGATTGGTCAGGATAATTTTTCAGACATAGATACAGGGCTCAGTGCTAAAAATCTTGGAGGTTTTCCGGTTGGTACTTCTGCCGTTAGTTCTGATGGAAAACTATTTATAACGGATCGAGAAAATCATCGTGTCTTGGTATTTAATGAAATACCTTCCTCGAATGGGACTTCTGCTGATTTTGCTATAGGTGTCGATAGTCTGGATAGCTCCGATTCATCTGATGATAGAAAGACACTACAAACGCCAATTCAGGCCAGTATTAATGACGGTAAGTTAGTTGTTTCTCAGGCGGAGGGGGAAAGACGGATTTCGCTTTATAATCAAGTCCCTATGGATGGGACGGCAGCTCCTGAAGTGGTTTTAGGGCCATGGGGCAAGGGAGACGAAGGATGTGATAGCTTTAGCACACTAGCATCTGCCATTATAGTTGACGGGAAGATTATAGCTGTAGATGAAGTTAACTCTCGCGTGTTGGTTTGGAATAGTATTCCAACAGAAGATAATACAATTGCAAGCTTAGCTATTGGTCAGCCTACACTGGAGAGTTGCGCCGCTAATACCGATTTGGATGGTAATAGCGGGGGGCCAACAGCTCAAAATCTTGCTTACCCTAGTGCAGTCTGGAGTGATGGAGATAAGCTTGCAATTTTAGATTCTGAAAACAATAGAATTTTGCTCTGGAATGAATTTCCCACAGAAAACTATGCTGCGGCAGATGTTGTACTTGGGCAGGAAAATTTTAGAGTTGCTGAGTGGCCGGATAATGCAACGGAAAAGGATTTACTTTATCCCTGGTTAGGGATTTGGTCAAATGGAATTCAGCTATTCGTAACTGATACAGAGAATAACCGAGTGTTAATTTGGGATCAGTGGCCTGAAGAAAATTATGCTGCTGCGGATTCTGTTTTGGGGCAAAGTGATTTTGTAAAATCTGCTTATAATGACTCTAATCAAGACGGAGTTTATGATACCGGTGAACTACCTAGTGCATCCACTTTAGGCCTTCCAACAGGAGTCTTTGGTTATAAAGATAATCTGTTTGTTACTGACTCAATGAATAATAGGATCTTGGTGTTTAAGTCGCAGTAG
- the csrA gene encoding carbon storage regulator CsrA, with the protein MLILKRRTGENLRIGANVSITVLEVKGNQVKIGIRAPKSLPVHREEIYRRVQKERVLGDGVG; encoded by the coding sequence ATGTTGATCTTAAAGCGCCGGACGGGTGAAAACTTACGGATTGGAGCGAACGTCTCAATTACAGTGCTGGAAGTTAAGGGTAATCAGGTAAAGATAGGAATACGTGCTCCCAAATCTCTACCCGTTCACCGTGAGGAAATCTATAGACGCGTCCAAAAGGAGAGGGTGCTGGGGGATGGAGTTGGTTGA
- a CDS encoding plasma-membrane proton-efflux P-type ATPase produces the protein MQSQESSPNNQNNSDQQSLDLQNADIDAVYNELNTSPAGLTKNEASARLQKYGPNTIQEREQSALAKFLRFFWGPIPWMIEAAALLSALIGHWPDFAIIMALLLYNAIAGFWQEHKAANALAALKASMAPKANVLRDGGYQSIDAAMVVPGDIVRIKLGQVVPADVRFTEGKSISIDQAALTGESLPVSKSIGDIGYSSSIAKRGEMTAVVIGTGHNTFFGRTAQLVAGAGQSASHSQKAVTHIGDFLIVLCLVLAVILVGTELYRDIVVAETWHWSDIINILRTVLVLLIASIPVAMPSVITVTNALGALALSRKKAIVSRLESIEELAGVDILCSDKTGTLTKNQLCLEEPTLFSAKKNDQLILAAAIASEAGASDPIDQAIFAGLKNKEELKKYKVEEFTPFDPVSKRTEVKVQDQDGQTLYFSKGAPQAIVDLCNLSGAEADKATACVQQQASRGLRSLGVAQKANGSSWQFLGILSLEDPPRDDSKDTIQRAREHGLQVKMITGDDVAIGKEIATQVGIGTNIFAASSVFTKSQDMDHLPSTIVDTVERADGFGRVFPEHKYAIVKALQGRGHQVAMTGDGVNDAPALKQADCGIAVSGATDAARAAAAIILTSPGLSTIVDAIDEARKIFERIINYVLFRVSMTLDIMVVVVFATIMFGFSPLTPVMIVLVALLDDIPIMTIAYDNTLLPKEPVHWQMRDLLLGSSIIGLFSIAQTMGILFIGMEWLNNTHWQSWIALNKEQIQTIVFLQIVAGGHLLLFVVRSRTAFFSKPLPAFPLFIAIVGTQAFTVLMCGFGWLVPAIPWTIIGLVWLYMIIWMFFLDLVKKLLYRRLSDI, from the coding sequence GTGCAAAGTCAAGAATCATCGCCAAATAATCAAAACAACAGCGATCAGCAATCGTTAGATTTGCAGAACGCTGATATTGATGCAGTTTACAATGAACTAAACACGTCACCCGCCGGCCTCACAAAAAATGAAGCCAGCGCCCGCCTGCAAAAATATGGTCCCAATACCATTCAGGAGAGGGAGCAAAGCGCACTCGCTAAGTTCTTGCGATTTTTCTGGGGCCCCATTCCCTGGATGATTGAAGCGGCCGCATTGCTTTCTGCATTAATTGGCCACTGGCCCGATTTCGCCATCATTATGGCCCTGCTTCTATACAACGCGATTGCCGGGTTTTGGCAGGAACACAAAGCTGCCAATGCGCTGGCAGCACTGAAGGCCAGCATGGCCCCCAAAGCCAATGTATTAAGGGATGGGGGGTATCAATCCATCGATGCGGCGATGGTGGTCCCAGGGGATATAGTGCGAATCAAGCTAGGGCAAGTCGTGCCCGCTGATGTGCGATTTACCGAAGGGAAATCCATCAGTATTGATCAAGCTGCCCTTACCGGAGAATCTCTACCCGTCAGTAAGAGCATCGGTGATATCGGCTATTCCAGCAGTATCGCTAAACGGGGGGAGATGACCGCTGTTGTCATTGGTACCGGGCACAATACATTCTTTGGGCGCACCGCCCAACTTGTTGCAGGCGCTGGGCAAAGTGCCTCACATTCGCAGAAAGCCGTCACCCATATCGGTGACTTCCTCATCGTGTTGTGTTTAGTGCTGGCCGTTATTCTGGTGGGTACAGAGTTATACCGCGATATCGTGGTTGCGGAAACATGGCACTGGTCAGATATCATCAATATCCTTCGCACTGTACTGGTATTGCTGATCGCTTCGATTCCCGTTGCCATGCCTTCGGTCATTACTGTGACCAATGCTCTCGGTGCCCTGGCGCTATCCCGTAAAAAAGCGATCGTCTCGCGGCTGGAATCCATCGAAGAATTGGCCGGTGTTGATATCCTCTGCTCAGATAAAACTGGCACCCTCACCAAGAACCAATTGTGTCTCGAAGAACCTACCTTATTCAGCGCGAAAAAGAACGACCAGTTAATTCTTGCCGCCGCTATCGCATCTGAAGCAGGCGCCAGTGATCCAATTGATCAAGCAATTTTTGCCGGCCTGAAAAATAAGGAAGAACTGAAGAAATATAAGGTTGAGGAATTCACTCCATTTGATCCGGTGAGCAAACGCACTGAGGTTAAGGTACAGGATCAGGACGGGCAAACCCTATATTTCAGCAAAGGGGCCCCCCAGGCTATTGTCGACTTATGTAACTTGAGTGGTGCGGAGGCCGACAAAGCCACTGCTTGTGTGCAACAACAGGCCTCCAGGGGACTGCGCTCCCTGGGCGTTGCGCAGAAGGCAAACGGTTCATCGTGGCAATTCCTGGGTATTCTGTCTCTTGAAGACCCACCTCGGGATGACTCCAAAGACACTATTCAGCGTGCACGGGAACACGGGCTTCAAGTAAAAATGATTACGGGCGACGATGTGGCTATCGGCAAGGAAATCGCTACTCAAGTCGGTATTGGAACAAATATTTTCGCTGCCAGTAGTGTGTTTACAAAGTCCCAGGATATGGACCACCTGCCATCTACTATCGTCGATACCGTTGAGCGTGCAGATGGATTTGGGCGAGTGTTTCCCGAACATAAATATGCCATTGTGAAAGCATTGCAAGGCAGGGGTCACCAGGTTGCCATGACTGGCGATGGTGTGAATGATGCGCCAGCCCTTAAGCAAGCTGATTGCGGTATCGCCGTTAGCGGTGCAACCGACGCCGCACGCGCGGCAGCAGCCATTATCCTGACCTCTCCCGGGCTATCTACCATCGTCGATGCCATTGATGAAGCCCGAAAAATATTTGAACGCATTATTAATTACGTACTTTTTCGGGTATCCATGACCCTGGATATTATGGTGGTGGTTGTCTTTGCTACCATAATGTTCGGTTTCTCGCCCCTAACCCCGGTTATGATCGTACTAGTGGCTCTTCTTGATGACATCCCCATTATGACCATTGCCTACGATAATACCCTGCTTCCCAAGGAACCTGTGCATTGGCAAATGCGAGACCTATTACTGGGCTCTAGCATTATCGGCCTTTTTTCTATTGCTCAAACAATGGGTATTCTCTTTATTGGAATGGAATGGCTCAATAACACCCACTGGCAATCCTGGATTGCATTAAATAAAGAGCAAATTCAAACTATCGTATTTTTACAGATCGTAGCGGGAGGACATCTACTGTTATTCGTTGTGCGCTCACGTACAGCTTTCTTTTCAAAACCACTACCCGCATTCCCTCTGTTTATCGCAATTGTTGGCACCCAAGCGTTTACCGTACTGATGTGTGGATTCGGCTGGCTGGTGCCGGCAATACCCTGGACTATAATCGGTCTGGTATGGCTATACATGATTATCTGGATGTTTTTCCTGGACCTGGTCAAGAAACTTCTTTATCGAAGATTAAGTGATATCTGA
- a CDS encoding Imm50 family immunity protein yields MWLDYLNSREALDRIFQDQVFGEVVELIRMSFEDRDVKIEFDLREWPENAPRKWSDQKLNTVQVTIVLGACTQIHMKDWASENIGEFRVKKIKGSDLYSFKFVSSSGTYFSCICDVLFFTKVSAYQNA; encoded by the coding sequence ATGTGGTTAGACTATCTTAATTCAAGAGAGGCACTAGACAGGATCTTTCAAGACCAGGTATTCGGAGAAGTTGTAGAGCTTATACGGATGTCATTTGAAGATCGAGATGTCAAAATCGAGTTTGATCTTCGTGAATGGCCAGAAAACGCTCCAAGAAAATGGAGCGATCAGAAACTTAATACAGTTCAAGTAACAATTGTTCTGGGGGCCTGTACACAGATTCACATGAAAGATTGGGCGTCAGAGAATATCGGCGAATTTAGGGTAAAAAAAATTAAGGGAAGTGATCTATATTCGTTCAAATTTGTATCTTCTTCTGGTACATATTTTAGCTGCATTTGCGATGTTTTGTTCTTTACAAAGGTTTCGGCATATCAAAATGCATAG
- a CDS encoding polyphosphate kinase 2 family protein, whose amino-acid sequence MNCFEDFRVKPDSKIKLSEIDPGFKHCYESREEALPDTQRIDEQIRSFTYKLYAERKTSLLICLQGIDASGKDGTIKHVLGATNPQMCRAISFKEPSKEESEHDFLWRYHKVTPARGHISIFNRSQYEGVLIERVHSLVPMDIWSKRYEQINNFEKLLSESNTIILKFFLYISQDEQLERFKQRIDDPAKQWKISESDYTEAKYWDEYICAFEDMLNQCSTEYAPWFVIPANHKWFRDLAVASIISEALKKLNPQFPAPTVNLEEIKTKYHQLKNLQ is encoded by the coding sequence ATGAATTGTTTCGAAGATTTCAGGGTAAAGCCTGACAGCAAGATAAAGCTCTCCGAAATAGATCCGGGCTTCAAACATTGTTACGAAAGTCGTGAAGAGGCACTCCCAGATACCCAGCGTATAGATGAGCAGATACGTTCATTCACTTACAAGCTTTACGCTGAGCGTAAAACATCTCTACTTATCTGCTTGCAGGGAATAGATGCCTCGGGGAAAGATGGCACCATCAAGCATGTATTGGGCGCAACAAATCCACAAATGTGTAGAGCGATTTCCTTTAAGGAACCTTCAAAAGAAGAGAGCGAGCATGATTTCTTATGGCGATATCATAAAGTAACCCCTGCTCGTGGGCATATATCAATCTTTAACCGCTCTCAGTATGAGGGGGTGCTGATTGAGCGAGTGCATAGCCTGGTTCCGATGGACATTTGGAGCAAACGCTATGAACAAATTAACAACTTTGAAAAATTACTCTCTGAAAGCAACACAATAATACTGAAATTTTTCCTTTACATCAGCCAGGATGAGCAGTTGGAGAGATTCAAGCAACGTATTGATGATCCCGCCAAACAGTGGAAAATCAGCGAAAGTGATTATACTGAGGCAAAATATTGGGATGAGTATATCTGTGCTTTTGAAGATATGCTAAATCAATGCAGCACCGAATACGCGCCCTGGTTTGTTATCCCCGCAAACCACAAATGGTTCCGGGACTTGGCTGTAGCCTCAATTATTTCTGAAGCATTAAAGAAGTTAAACCCCCAGTTTCCTGCCCCCACCGTCAACCTGGAAGAGATAAAAACCAAGTATCATCAACTTAAGAATTTGCAATAA
- the ltrA gene encoding group II intron reverse transcriptase/maturase, with protein MTLNSNENLLEAILSKENLNAAWKHVRSNKGAAGIDGITVDNFVQHFKAVGDDLIETIRHGHYQPLPVRRVYIRKPDGGQRGLGIPTIFDRVIQQAIAQIIGPSFDKTFSEFSYGFRPKRSQHHAVKKLQKYIEGGKRIAVDVDLSKFSDRVNHDFLMSLLGQRISDKRLLKLIASYLRAGRVEDGCWKACHEGVPQGGPLSPLLSNIVLDLLDKELEKRQHNFVRYADDFVIVVSSKRSGERVMTSIKRFVELKLKLKVNDAKSQVVPVSRCKFLGFSFRGAKLVWHDKSLRQFKYHVRQITGRSRGISMEKKLKELTVYLRGWINYFGIAQGYQKCIDLDCWIRRRLRMSYWKNWRRVRTKVRNLLRMGVSESLAVTCGSSAKSYWRSAKTEGIHIALNNEFFEEMGLISLRDRWVEIHYG; from the coding sequence ATGACACTCAACTCAAATGAAAATCTGCTTGAAGCCATCCTCAGCAAAGAAAATCTTAATGCTGCATGGAAACACGTGCGAAGCAACAAAGGTGCCGCAGGCATTGACGGGATTACTGTCGATAATTTTGTGCAGCACTTCAAGGCAGTTGGCGACGACCTCATCGAGACTATTCGACATGGTCATTACCAGCCGCTTCCCGTCAGGCGCGTCTACATTCGCAAGCCAGATGGTGGCCAGCGTGGTCTCGGGATACCTACGATCTTTGATCGTGTTATTCAGCAGGCTATCGCCCAAATCATCGGTCCCAGTTTCGATAAAACCTTTTCGGAGTTCAGTTATGGATTCCGCCCAAAGCGATCACAGCATCATGCGGTGAAAAAGCTGCAAAAGTATATCGAGGGTGGCAAGCGAATAGCGGTGGATGTCGATTTATCTAAATTCTCCGATCGGGTAAATCATGATTTCCTCATGAGTTTACTTGGCCAAAGAATCAGCGATAAGCGCTTACTCAAACTGATCGCAAGCTACTTGCGTGCAGGAAGAGTAGAAGATGGATGCTGGAAAGCCTGTCATGAGGGGGTGCCACAAGGTGGCCCTTTATCGCCGCTGCTGTCTAATATTGTACTCGACCTGCTCGACAAAGAGCTGGAAAAACGCCAACACAATTTCGTCCGCTATGCGGACGATTTCGTAATTGTCGTTTCCTCTAAACGCTCAGGTGAGCGGGTTATGACGAGCATTAAACGCTTTGTTGAGCTCAAACTTAAACTCAAAGTTAACGATGCTAAAAGCCAAGTAGTCCCCGTTAGTCGTTGTAAGTTTCTGGGTTTTTCTTTCCGTGGAGCAAAGCTTGTCTGGCATGATAAGTCACTGCGCCAATTTAAATACCACGTCCGTCAGATTACAGGACGGTCCCGTGGCATTTCGATGGAAAAGAAACTGAAAGAACTTACCGTATACCTCCGTGGTTGGATCAACTATTTTGGAATAGCGCAAGGCTATCAAAAATGTATTGATCTAGACTGCTGGATACGGCGGCGATTAAGAATGAGCTATTGGAAGAATTGGCGCAGAGTGAGAACGAAAGTTAGAAATTTACTGCGTATGGGTGTGAGTGAATCGCTGGCAGTTACCTGCGGCTCGTCCGCTAAAAGTTACTGGCGAAGCGCAAAAACTGAGGGTATTCATATTGCGCTTAATAATGAGTTCTTCGAAGAGATGGGTTTGATTTCATTGCGAGATCGTTGGGTAGAGATTCATTACGGATAG
- a CDS encoding AAA family ATPase yields MSFQDRPYLREIQLKRNDIENFNSYPFCIPAVKELDFLDFHADVTFFVGENGTGKSTLIEAIAVSQGFNPEGGTKQSTFSTSRTHSELHQYLKSIKSFKHPKDGYFLRAESFYNLATLMDETGYLGGYGGKSLHKQSHGESFMATLVNKLRGNGLYIMDEPEAALSPARQMAAISAIHQLVEENSQFIIATHSPILLAYPRSKIYQFSESGIYEVKYEDTEHYAITKDFLNRHEQMMKILME; encoded by the coding sequence ATGAGCTTCCAAGATAGGCCTTACTTAAGAGAAATACAGTTAAAAAGGAATGATATTGAAAACTTTAACTCATATCCTTTTTGTATTCCTGCGGTAAAAGAGCTTGATTTCCTCGACTTTCATGCGGATGTAACTTTCTTCGTTGGAGAGAATGGAACGGGTAAATCAACCCTGATAGAAGCTATCGCTGTATCACAAGGTTTCAATCCGGAAGGTGGTACGAAACAATCAACTTTTTCTACAAGTAGAACTCATTCTGAATTACACCAGTATTTAAAGTCAATTAAGAGTTTCAAACATCCTAAAGATGGATATTTTTTAAGAGCTGAAAGCTTCTATAATTTGGCAACTCTAATGGATGAAACAGGTTACCTAGGGGGTTATGGAGGAAAGTCTCTCCATAAACAGTCACATGGGGAATCATTCATGGCCACATTAGTAAACAAACTTCGAGGTAATGGCCTTTATATCATGGATGAACCTGAGGCTGCATTATCGCCAGCACGTCAAATGGCGGCGATTTCCGCAATTCATCAATTAGTAGAAGAAAATTCCCAATTTATTATTGCTACACATTCTCCAATATTACTTGCTTACCCTCGCTCAAAAATATATCAATTTTCTGAATCAGGTATATATGAAGTAAAATACGAAGATACTGAGCATTATGCCATCACGAAAGATTTTTTGAATCGTCATGAGCAAATGATGAAAATATTGATGGAATGA